A single Dasypus novemcinctus isolate mDasNov1 chromosome 4, mDasNov1.1.hap2, whole genome shotgun sequence DNA region contains:
- the PSMD2 gene encoding 26S proteasome non-ATPase regulatory subunit 2: MEEGGRDKAPLQPQQPPATAPGADEKPSGKERRDAGDKDKEQELSEEDKQLQDELEMLVERLGEKDTSLYRPALEELRRQIRSSTTSMTSVPKPLKFLRPHYGKLKEIYENMAPGENKRFAADIISVLAMTMSGERECLKYRLVGSQEELASWGHEYVRHLAGEVAKEWQELDEAEKAQREPLLTLVKEIVPYNMAHNAEHEACDLLMEIEQVDMLEKDIDENAYAKVCLYLTSCVNYVPEPENSALLRCALGVFRKFSRFPEALRLALMLNDMELVEDIFTSCKDVVVQKQMAFMLGRHGVFLELSEDVEEYEDLTEIMSNVQLNSNFLALARELDIMEPKVPDDIYKTHLENNRFGGSGSQVDSARMNLASSFVNGFVNAAFGQDKLLTDDGNKWLYKNKDHGMLSAAASLGMILLWDVDGGLTQIDKYLYSSEDYIKSGALLACGIVNSGVRNECDPALALLSDYVLHNSNTMRLGSIFGLGLAYAGSNREDVLTLLLPVMGDSKSSMEVAGVTALACGMIAVGSCNGDVTSTILQTIMEKSETELKDTYARWLPLGLGLNHLGKGEAIEAILAALEVVSEPFRSFANTLVDVCAYAGSGNVLKVQQLLHICSEHFDSKEKEEDKDKKEKKDKDKKEAPADMGAHQGVAVLGIALIAMGEEIGAEMALRTFGHLLRYGEPILRRAVPLALALISVSNPRLNILDTLSKFSHDADPEVSYNSIFAMGMVGSGTNNARLAAMLRQLAQYHAKDPNNLFMVRLAQGLTHLGKGTLTLCPYHSDRQLMSQVAVAGLLTVLVSFLDVRNIILGKSHYVLYGLVAAMQPRMLVTFDEELRPLPVSVRVGQAVDVVGQAGKPKTITGFQTHTTPVLLAHGERAELATEEFLPVTPILEGFVILRKNPNYDL; this comes from the exons GAGAAGGACACATCCCTGTACCGACCAGCCCTGGAGGAACTGCGAAGGCAGATTCGTTCTTCTACAACTTCCATGACTTCAGTGCCTAAACCTCTCAAATTTCTTCGTCCACACTATGGCAAATTGAAGGAAATCTATGAGAACATGGCCCCTGGGGAGAATAAG CGTTTTGCAGCTGACATCATCTCTGTTTTGGCCATGACCATGAGTGGGGAGCGTGAGTGCCTAAAGTATCGGCTGGTGGGCTCCCAGGAGGAATTGGCATCGTGGGGTCATGAGTATGTCAG GCATTTGGCAGGAGAAGTGGCCAAGGAGTGGCAAGAGCTGGATGAGGCAGAGAAGGCTCAGCGGGAGCCGCTGCTGACCCTGGTGAAAGAGATTGTCCCTTACAACATGGCTCACAATGCAGAGCATGAAGCTTGCGACCTGCTCATGGAAATTGAACAGGTGGATATGCTGGAGAAGGACATTGATGAAAATGCCTATGCTAAGGTCTGCCTTTATCTCACCAG TTGTGTGAATTACGTGCCCGAGCCTGAAAACTCTGCCCTACTACGTTGTGCCTTGGGTGTGTTCCGAAAATTCAGCCGCTTCCCTGAAGCTCTGAGATTGGCATTGATGCTCAATGACATGGAGCTTGTAGAAGACATCTTCACTTCCTGCAAGGATGT GGTAGTGCAGAAGCAGATGGCATTCATGCTAGGCCGACATGGAGTGTTCCTGGAACTGAGTGAAGATGTAGAGGAGTATGAAGATCTGACAGAGATCATGTCCAATGTGCAGCTCAACAGCAACTTCTTGGCCTTAGCTCGGGAG CTGGATATCATGGAGCCCAAGGTGCCTGATGATATCTATAAAACCCACCTTGAGAACAACA GGTTTGGGGGCAGTGGCTCTCAGGTGGATTCTGCCCGCATGAACCTGGCTTCTTCTTTTGTAAACGGCTTTGTGAATGCAGCCTTTGGCCAGGACAAGCTGCTAACTGATGACGGCAACAAATGGCTTTACAAGAACAAGGATCACG GAATGTTGAGTGCAGCTGCATCTCTTGGCATGATTCTGCTGTGGGATGTGGATGGTGGCCTCACCCAAATTGACAAATACCTGTACTCCTCCGAGGACTACATCAAG TCAGGAGCCCTCCTGGCCTGTGGCATTGTGAACTCTGGGGTCCGGAATGAGTGTGACCCTGCTCTGGCACTGCTCTCAGACTATGTTCTCCACAACAGCAATACCATGAGACTTGGTTCCATCTTTGG GTTAGGCTTGGCCTATGCTGGCTCAAATCGTGAAGATGTTCTGACACTACTGCTGCCTGTGATGGGAGATTCCAAGTCTAGCATGGAG gtGGCAGGTGTGACAGCTCTGGCTTGTGGAATGATAGCAGTGGGATCCTGCAATGGAGATGTCACTTCCACTATCCTTCAGACCATCATGGAGAAGTCAGAGACTGAGCTCAAAGACACTTATGCCCGTTGGCTTCCTCTTGGACTGGGCCTCAACCACCTGG GGAAGGGTGAGGCCATTGAGGCAATCCTGGCTGCACTGGAGGTTGTATCAGAGCCTTTCCGCAGTTTTGCCAACACGCTGGTGGATGTGTGCGCCTATGCAG GCTCTGGGAATGTACTGAAAGTGCAGCAACTGCTCCACATCTGTAGTGAACACTTTGACTccaaggaaaaggaggaagacaaagacaagaaggaaaagaaggacaaGGACAAGAAGGAAGCCCCTGCTGACATGGGAGCACATCAG GGAGTGGCTGTGCTGGGCATTGCTCTTATTGCTATGGGGGAAGAGATTGGTGCTGAGATGGCACTGCGAACCTTTGGCCACTTG cTGAGATATGGGGAGCCTATACTCCGGCGAGCTGTGCCTTTAGCATTGGCCCTAATCTCTGTTTCGAATCCACGACTCAATATCTTGGATACCCTAAGCAAATTCTCTCATGATGCTGATCCAGAAGTTTCCTATAACTCCATCTTTGCCATGGGCATGGTAGGCAGTG GTACCAATAATGCCCGTCTTGCTGCAATGCTGCGTCAGTTAGCCCAGTACCATGCCAAGGACCCTAACAACCTCTTCATGGTGCGCTTAGCACAG GGCCTGACTCATTTAGGGAAGGGCACACTCACCCTCTGCCCTTACCACAGTGACCGGCAACTCATGAGTCAAGTGGCTGTGGCTGGGCTGCTCACGGttcttgtctctttcctggaTGTCCGCAACA TCATCTTAGGCAAATCACACTATGTATTGTATGGGCTGGTGGCTGCCATGCAGCCCCGAATGCTGGTTACATTTGATGAGGAGCTGCGGCCATTGCCAGTATCTGTCCGTGTGGGCCAG GCAGTGGATGTGGTGGGTCAGGCTGGTAAGCCTAAGACCATCACAGGGTTCCAGACACACACAACCCCAGTGCTGCTGGCCCATGGAGAGAGGGCAGAATTGGCCACTGAGGAGTTTCTTCCTGTCACACCCATTTTGGAAGGTTTTGTTATTCTTCGGAAGAATCCCAACTATGACCTCTAA